Proteins encoded in a region of the Dreissena polymorpha isolate Duluth1 chromosome 6, UMN_Dpol_1.0, whole genome shotgun sequence genome:
- the LOC127834189 gene encoding opsin-5-like produces MSTDLEVMNATETASDRFQSKLLYWEDFVIGVYLVVICFFAVTLNVMVVCTCFSNWSRLSRNDRYIINLAISDSLMPLCAFPLTISSSFSHEWIFDEIGCTIYGFLGFFFGLISILTLTVMALIRYCTICRPNINIATTNWSFLLLVFPYMFGLLWASIPLTGWGSYSQEMYGISCSLQWADNKIFTTLVSLFCIMTPAALILFAYGRILLTSRKSTKAMARYSNITLAKRRQLSNRESYLTKMTFAMSWGFLVCWMPYSVVSMWSAYGNADLLPMRLVVVSVLLAKSSTVVNPIIYFLLNSKFRQNLSSLISLIRS; encoded by the exons ATGTCAACTGATCTGGAAGTCATGAATGCGACTGAAACAGCAAGTGACAGATTTCAATCGAAACTTTTGTATTGGGAGGATTTTGTGATTGGTGTATACCTGGTGGTTATAT GTTTCTTCGCGGTGACGCTAAACGTGATGGTCGTGTGCACGTGCTTCTCGAACTGGTCTCGTCTGTCCCGTAACGACCGTTACATAATCAACCTTGCGATTAGTGACAGCCTCATGCCTCTCTGCGCTTTCCCACTCACCATCTCTTCCTCGTTCTCTCACGAGTGGATCTTCGACGAAATAG GTTGCACAATATATGGGTTCCTTGGATTTTTCTTCGGACTTATAAGCATATTGACCTTGACAGTGATGGCGCTTATACGCTATTGCACCATATGCCGTCCGAATATCA ACATTGCAACAACGAACTGGTCCTTTCTGCTGCTGGTGTTTCCCTATATGTTCGGCCTGCTTTGGGCCTCTATCCCTCTTACAGGCTGGGGATCGTATTCCCAGGAGATGTACGGCATATCGTGCTCCCTACAATGGGCTGACAATAAAATATTCACAACACTG GTGTCTTTGTTTTGCATCATGACACCGGCGGCTCTGATACTATTCGCATACGGCCGTATATTACTCACCTCCAGGAAGAGTACGAAGGCGATGGCTCGCTACTCAAACATCACGTTAGCAAAGCGCAGGCAGCTGTCTAATAGAGAGTCCTATCTCACAAAG ATGACATTTGCGATGTCCTGGGGCTTTCTCGTCTGTTGGATGCCTTATTCAGTCGTCTCCATGTGGTCGGCGTACGGCAACGCAGACCTTCTGCCAATGAGACTCGTGGTGGTCTCTGTCTTGCTCGCCAAATCATCCACCGTCGTAAACCCCATCATATACTTCCTCCTTAACAGCAAATTCAGG CAGAAtctgtcgtccttgattagctt